A portion of the Stella humosa genome contains these proteins:
- a CDS encoding (Fe-S)-binding protein has protein sequence MENAPNAAPCRVGLLVTCLVDLFRPTVGFAAVKLLEDAGCTVVVPQQTCCGQPAYNSGDKARAKQVARQVIAAFADVDYVVAPSGSCGGMLHDHYPELFADEPEMALAAQHLAKRSHELVSFLVDIRGVRHVAARFEGAVTYHDSCSGLRELGVKQQPRQLLRSVAGLSITELPGAETCCGFGGTFCVKYPAISDRMVTDKAEDVRRTGAGTLLAGDMGCLLNMAGKLSRLGVPVAVRHVAEVLADMADRPPIGAPGSK, from the coding sequence ATGGAAAACGCCCCGAACGCTGCCCCCTGCCGGGTCGGCCTGCTCGTCACTTGCCTGGTCGACCTGTTCCGGCCCACCGTCGGCTTTGCCGCGGTGAAGCTGCTGGAGGATGCCGGTTGCACGGTCGTCGTGCCGCAGCAGACCTGCTGCGGCCAGCCGGCCTATAACTCCGGCGACAAGGCCCGGGCCAAGCAGGTCGCCCGTCAGGTCATCGCCGCCTTCGCCGATGTCGACTATGTGGTCGCACCTTCGGGCTCGTGCGGCGGCATGCTGCACGACCACTATCCCGAGCTGTTCGCCGACGAGCCGGAAATGGCGCTGGCGGCCCAGCACCTGGCCAAGCGCAGCCACGAGCTGGTCTCGTTCCTGGTCGACATCCGCGGCGTAAGGCACGTGGCCGCGCGCTTCGAGGGCGCGGTCACCTATCACGACTCCTGCTCGGGCCTGCGCGAGCTGGGCGTGAAGCAGCAGCCCCGCCAGCTCCTGCGCTCGGTCGCGGGTCTGTCGATCACCGAGCTGCCGGGGGCGGAGACCTGCTGCGGCTTCGGCGGCACCTTTTGCGTCAAGTACCCCGCCATTTCCGACCGCATGGTCACCGACAAGGCCGAGGATGTCCGCCGCACCGGCGCCGGCACCCTGCTGGCCGGCGACATGGGCTGCCTGCTGAACATGGCGGGCAAGCTGTCGCGCCTGGGCGTGCCCGTCGCGGTGCGCCATGTCGCCGAGGTGCTGGCGGACATGGCCGACCGGCCGCCGATCGGCGCACCCGGTTCCAAGTAG
- a CDS encoding murein transglycosylase A has translation MPAAWARWLVAAALVGLVASCGGDRDAPAPPPPTPGAAQTAPETPAVLSLTPARFADLPGWTTDDQAQALPALRRSCERIAAVDPARPVGPEGVSGKAGDWRVVCTAAAQVPANDAAAARRFFETRFQPWRAADRDQTEGLFTGYYEPLLSGSRTRTQRFSTPLLRRPPDLVEVDLAQFRPALRGQRIAGRLEGGRLRPYPDRAEIEAGALQGRGLELVWVDDAVDAFFLHIQGSGRVKLTDGTVLRVGYEAQNGHAYVPIGRLLADRGQIPRESVSMPSIRAWLAAHPAEAGRLMNENPSYVFFRELKGDGPLGAQGVALTPGRSLAVDPSFVPYGVPVWLDAEDPLSRSARVRRLMVAQDTGGAIRGPVRGDVFWGFGAEAAERAGLMKSRGGYWLLLPQGVRPPQAR, from the coding sequence ATGCCGGCTGCGTGGGCACGGTGGCTGGTGGCGGCTGCCCTGGTCGGTTTGGTGGCATCCTGCGGCGGGGATCGCGATGCACCCGCGCCGCCGCCGCCCACCCCAGGCGCGGCCCAGACGGCACCGGAGACCCCGGCCGTCCTGTCGCTGACCCCGGCCCGCTTCGCCGACCTTCCCGGCTGGACGACCGACGATCAGGCCCAGGCCTTGCCCGCGCTGCGGCGCTCCTGCGAGCGCATCGCCGCGGTTGATCCCGCCCGCCCGGTCGGGCCGGAGGGCGTCTCGGGCAAGGCTGGCGACTGGCGGGTCGTTTGCACGGCCGCGGCCCAGGTCCCCGCCAATGACGCCGCCGCTGCCCGCCGCTTCTTCGAAACCCGCTTCCAGCCCTGGCGTGCGGCCGATCGCGACCAGACCGAAGGGCTGTTCACCGGCTACTACGAGCCGCTCCTGTCCGGCTCGCGCACCCGCACCCAGCGCTTCTCCACCCCCCTGCTGCGCCGCCCGCCCGACCTGGTGGAGGTCGACCTGGCCCAGTTCCGCCCGGCATTGCGCGGCCAGCGCATCGCCGGCCGGCTGGAGGGCGGGCGCCTGCGCCCCTATCCCGACCGGGCGGAGATCGAGGCGGGCGCGCTGCAGGGCCGGGGCCTGGAACTGGTCTGGGTCGACGACGCCGTCGATGCCTTCTTCCTTCATATCCAGGGCTCGGGCCGGGTCAAGCTGACCGACGGGACGGTCCTGCGCGTCGGCTACGAGGCCCAGAACGGCCATGCCTACGTACCGATCGGCCGCTTGCTGGCCGATCGCGGCCAGATCCCGCGCGAGAGCGTCAGCATGCCCAGCATCCGCGCCTGGCTCGCCGCCCATCCGGCCGAGGCCGGCCGGCTGATGAACGAGAACCCGTCCTATGTCTTCTTCCGCGAGTTGAAGGGCGACGGGCCGCTGGGCGCCCAGGGCGTGGCACTCACGCCCGGCCGCAGCCTCGCCGTCGATCCCAGCTTCGTGCCCTATGGCGTGCCGGTCTGGCTGGACGCCGAGGATCCGCTGTCGCGCAGCGCCCGCGTCCGCCGCCTGATGGTGGCCCAGGACACGGGCGGTGCCATCCGCGGCCCGGTGCGGGGCGACGTGTTCTGGGGCTTCGGCGCCGAGGCCGCCGAACGGGCCGGCCTGATGAAGTCGCGCGGCGGCTACTGGCTGCTGCTGCCGCAGGGGGTCCGCCCGCCCCAGGCGCGTTGA
- a CDS encoding Tim44/TimA family putative adaptor protein — protein sequence MNSGFQLFDIILFAMIAAFLVLRLRSVLGRRTGNERPPPTGIFGRKDAPDSDDGKVVPLPPRADRPPVDVPAPQETLPISPEAGIAQIRAADRGFDPDIFVEGAKSAFEMIVGAFAQGDIHTLRPLLNDSVYTQFSDAIRERETQKQTLETTIVAMKAVDLHEAHMEGPMAFVTVRFVSDQINVVRNAAGAVVDGEPGQTVELIDLWTFARDTRSGDPNWLLVTTATPQ from the coding sequence ATGAACAGCGGCTTTCAGCTCTTCGACATCATCCTCTTCGCGATGATCGCCGCATTCCTCGTGCTGCGGCTGCGCAGCGTGCTCGGGCGGCGCACCGGCAACGAGCGTCCCCCGCCGACCGGCATCTTCGGACGCAAGGATGCGCCGGACAGCGACGATGGCAAGGTCGTCCCGCTGCCGCCGCGCGCGGACCGGCCGCCGGTCGATGTCCCCGCCCCCCAGGAAACGCTGCCGATCAGCCCCGAGGCCGGCATCGCGCAGATCCGCGCAGCCGATCGTGGCTTCGACCCCGACATCTTCGTTGAGGGTGCCAAGTCCGCGTTCGAGATGATCGTCGGCGCCTTCGCCCAGGGCGACATCCATACCCTGCGGCCGCTGCTGAACGATTCCGTCTACACGCAGTTCTCCGATGCCATCCGGGAACGCGAAACGCAGAAGCAGACGCTGGAGACGACGATCGTCGCCATGAAGGCGGTCGATCTGCACGAGGCCCACATGGAAGGCCCGATGGCCTTCGTGACGGTCCGCTTCGTATCCGACCAGATCAACGTCGTGCGCAATGCCGCGGGCGCGGTGGTGGATGGCGAGCCGGGCCAGACGGTGGAGCTGATCGACCTTTGGACCTTTGCCCGCGATACGCGTTCGGGCGATCCGAACTGGCTCCTGGTCACCACGGCCACGCCGCAGTAG
- a CDS encoding histidine phosphatase family protein has translation MILVRHGQSEFNAAFSVTRVDPGIQDPRLTEEGKRQAAQAAATLAAMPIRHLVASPYTRAIETAEIIGEALGLPLTIDPIVGERAAFVCDVGSMTSILRTRWPHLGLDHMDEQWWPTMEEPEHAMLDRCARFRTAMQARDDWRHVAVVTHWGFIRGLTGKRVGNGEVVPFDPTGPAPTVFE, from the coding sequence ATGATCCTCGTGCGACACGGCCAATCGGAGTTCAATGCCGCCTTCTCGGTGACCAGGGTCGATCCCGGCATCCAGGACCCACGCCTGACCGAGGAGGGAAAGCGGCAGGCGGCCCAGGCAGCCGCGACCCTGGCCGCAATGCCGATCCGCCATCTGGTCGCCAGCCCGTACACGCGCGCGATCGAGACGGCCGAGATCATCGGCGAGGCCCTGGGCCTGCCGCTGACCATCGATCCGATCGTCGGCGAACGCGCCGCCTTCGTCTGCGACGTCGGCTCGATGACCAGCATCCTCAGGACGCGCTGGCCGCATCTGGGGCTGGATCACATGGACGAGCAGTGGTGGCCGACCATGGAGGAGCCGGAGCACGCCATGCTGGACCGCTGCGCCCGCTTTCGCACGGCCATGCAGGCACGTGACGACTGGCGCCATGTCGCCGTCGTCACCCACTGGGGCTTCATCCGCGGGCTGACGGGCAAGCGCGTCGGGAATGGCGAGGTCGTGCCGTTCGACCCGACCGGGCCGGCACCCACCGTTTTCGAATAG
- the secB gene encoding protein-export chaperone SecB, with the protein MTDQTPAQAAQGAPVSINAQYIRDLSFENPNAPQIMAELREPPQIEVKVDVKVRALADNVFEVVLSVSASATVAGKNAFVVELEYGSVVTLAAELPQEHFGAILLIEIPRMLFPYARQIIGDATRDGGFPPLLLNPIDFAELYRQQQEAQQQAGPGNGAALA; encoded by the coding sequence ATGACCGACCAGACCCCCGCCCAGGCCGCCCAGGGCGCGCCCGTTTCGATCAATGCCCAGTACATCCGCGACCTGTCGTTCGAGAACCCGAACGCCCCACAGATCATGGCCGAGCTGCGCGAGCCGCCGCAGATCGAGGTGAAGGTCGACGTGAAGGTGCGCGCGCTGGCCGACAACGTGTTCGAGGTCGTCCTGTCGGTTTCCGCCAGCGCCACGGTCGCCGGCAAGAATGCGTTCGTGGTCGAACTGGAATACGGCTCGGTGGTGACGCTGGCGGCAGAGCTGCCGCAGGAGCATTTCGGGGCCATCCTGCTGATCGAGATTCCGCGGATGCTGTTCCCCTACGCCCGCCAGATCATCGGCGACGCCACGCGCGACGGCGGATTCCCGCCCCTGCTGCTGAACCCGATCGACTTCGCCGAGCTCTATCGCCAGCAGCAGGAAGCCCAGCAGCAGGCCGGGCCCGGCAACGGCGCAGCACTGGCGTGA
- the dnaQ gene encoding DNA polymerase III subunit epsilon → MREIVVDTETTGLDPRDGHRLIEVACLELQNGVRSGVEYVSRINPERLVDPEAYAVHGISDADLVGAPVFAEMVADFLAFIGDDPLVIHNAEFDLRFINSELARTGHAAIPSTRAVDTLTMARRRFPGSPASLDALCRRFGIDTSARVKHGARLDAELLADVYLELTGGRQKGLSLTAETAVVVERRTAVVRVPRAPRPHAPTPAEAAAHAALVARIKGAIWLR, encoded by the coding sequence ATGCGTGAAATCGTCGTCGACACCGAGACGACCGGCCTCGACCCGCGCGATGGCCACCGCCTGATCGAGGTGGCGTGCCTCGAGCTGCAGAACGGCGTGCGCTCCGGCGTGGAGTATGTCAGCCGCATCAACCCCGAGCGGCTGGTCGATCCCGAAGCCTATGCCGTGCACGGCATCTCCGACGCCGATCTGGTCGGGGCGCCGGTCTTCGCCGAGATGGTGGCCGATTTCCTCGCCTTCATCGGCGACGATCCGCTGGTCATCCACAACGCGGAATTCGACCTGCGCTTCATCAATTCGGAACTGGCCCGCACCGGCCACGCGGCCATCCCGTCGACCCGTGCCGTCGACACGCTGACCATGGCGCGCCGGCGCTTTCCCGGGTCCCCGGCCAGCCTGGACGCGCTCTGCCGCCGCTTCGGCATCGACACCAGTGCCCGCGTCAAGCATGGCGCGCGCCTGGACGCCGAGCTGCTGGCCGACGTCTATCTCGAACTGACCGGCGGCCGGCAGAAGGGTCTCAGCCTGACCGCCGAGACGGCGGTCGTGGTGGAACGCCGGACAGCCGTGGTGCGGGTGCCGCGTGCGCCCAGGCCCCACGCGCCGACGCCGGCGGAGGCCGCCGCGCACGCCGCGCTGGTTGCGCGGATCAAGGGCGCCATCTGGCTCCGTTGA